In Calliopsis andreniformis isolate RMS-2024a chromosome 6, iyCalAndr_principal, whole genome shotgun sequence, the genomic window AGAATTCTTAGGTAATAGTAGAGAGTAATGCACTATGCatcctttttttttattatgtatgcaatttagatttatattgttatGTGAATGTAGAAAGTGCAcactggaagaactgtttattTAATAAACACATTTTTATTTCTAGCAAAACATTAAAGCTTTTCTGATGCCACTTGTAGTATTACTTGATTAAATGTATCGCTTACTTTTGCAAATATTACTAAGTAATTGTATTATTTTTCTTCATTACACGTAGCCGAGATAAAACAAATTTAAATGAGTTAGTCACAGATGAAAGAATAAACAACATATTAAATAAGGCAGCTCTAAAGGATACGGAGATAGATCACAAGATTCTCTATACAGATGGTAAAAACCTCATTTTTGTATAAACCtctattataaatataaaattgtttgtctgatattaattattttacagTTAACATTGAATCTCTTAAGCTACTATGTAacttaatatttaatagtaCAAAAACACAACAAATACTGCCAACAACATCTTGCTTGACATGTTTGATACAACACCtgaaaacatacaacagtgatttTCCTTATGAAGCAGTATTATTCAGTATAAGAATTATATTTCTGATCACTGCTCTAAACAGTTCTACGCGACAAATTGTTAAATCAGAATTAAAAGGCGATGAATGTCTTATAAAAATTTTAGAGAGTATATGTACTCAATGTGAAAATGATAAAACCATTCAGGTATATTAATTACTCTAAAAGACACTTAAATATTTATGTTATAAGAAATACAAACTATAAATAAGATGAAACATCTGTGTTTCAATTTTTAGATAGACAATGCAACGCTAACGTGCGAGGTGCTCAAAGCACTGTTCAATTTATACATGGTATCAGATGACAcagcagaagaagaagaaaagaataaaaatctagttttaattttatacaaattaCTATTGTGCAAATGCGAAAAAGAAGATGACCTACAAAGGTAAATAAAACATTATCATTAGATATTTACATTTCCCTTTATACTATATTAACTTTTATTCCAGCAACATTGCGAATTTACTAACAGTAATACCTTATCAATATTATTCAACAATTATACCTCCAGCAGAAGAAAAACACAAACATGTATTTCAAGATGTGGATATGAGTGCTATATCAGCTCTATTAAAATTCCTTGATGGAAGGCTAAATTGTAAAGATGACTTAATAGGAAATCTCAGTCCTATCGTTTCTGCTTTTATTAGACTTGTTAAAACAGAGAGATTAATACGTAAATATACTAGGATGCAGGTAAAAAGAATTCTAATTATTTAaaagttttgaatatttgagaatgttataaaatttatttcttttcctttttagaTTTTACCTCCCTTGAAAGATGTAATGCAGCGTCCCGAAGAAGGGACAACATTAAGAGCAAAGTTGTGTAAATTGTTAACTTCTCCAATAACCGAGATACGGGATCTTGTTGCTGACTTTTTATTCATACTCTGCAAAGAGaatggtatatttatatattttagaaaaaagTTAGTAAAAACTCCTTTTGTTTTAATATGGATGGTATTTTTAGTTGCCCGTATGGTGAAGTATACAGGATACGGAAATGCTGCTGGTATGTTCGCAAATAAAGGATTGTTAGGACCAAACAAAGGAAAATCAGCTTACTCTTCAGAATCAGAAGACAGTGAAACGGAAGAGTATCTACAACATAAGGAGCAGTAAGTacaagaaaatatatttttacttgATTGTTCGTTATTAGTGCTAATCAAACTGAAATGTTATTATATTAAAGAATCAATCCAGTTACTGGTTGCTTTGAGCATCCGAAACCGAATCCTCTGGAAGGAATGTCGGAAGAGCAGAAAGAGTACGAAGCCTTACAACTCGTAGGCCTTGTAGATAAATTAACAAGGTTAGTAGTATTAACTACTTGCATTGCTATAATTTCTAATGTACATTTCATTACTTTGCAGGGCAGGAATAGTACAGCCTTGTCGAATTGGAGAAGACGGAAAACCAAAGCCTATTGAACATGTTCTTGAATTACAAGAAGAATTACCAAAACAACAGTATCGTCATGATTCTGATTCTGATTGAATGTTAAACAGATAAAACTATAtgttatatataaaatattatgcaaaaactatttataaaataaaaatatatatataattgaaatatgtaaaaatatttaaGTCGAATATAAGAATATGATGAAATACtttgttatactgtggaaaatacATACCTATGGTTACGCTgcccttattctaaataatcCATGGAGAGTATGTATGTGATCAAGTCAAAATACTAACTTCAATTAGGGATGTGCGAGTAGCCAAAATTGAGTTCGAATCGGGTCGGAATCCCGAAAGTTTGGAATTACAAGTATAATGTCCCCAGTTGTGAATATTTACATTTAGTTATATTACAGAATATGAATACACTTCTGAACTTGAAAGTTTACGTACAAGTTCTGACAGAAAAATCAAGAGGATCATATTTATATGGTTACAGACTTTCGAGATTCTGAACTCGGATACCTGCGCATCCCTAATTTGAATCATTACTCAGGGCGGAGTTAAGGGGAGAAGGGTCTAAAGCGGGCTATGGTCTCGAACCTCATCTTTTAGGAAGCCTCATTTTTTCATATACTAGAAAAAGTTTCTGCaaatagttaaaaaaaaaaaaattattttctatttattaatatttttcttcaaGAGTCACATTTAACTAAAAAAATTCTTTCCAAAATGCAGTTTGCTTTGGACCATGGATTGAAAACATTCTTTATAAAATCTTCTCAAAAATAGGAAGAGGAGGAATATCCTATAGAATCTTAAACCTTAATCAGGCCACAGAAAATCTTAATCTGGCCCTGTCATTATAGCGGAAGAATAATTAGTGGAGAAAAAGAACACCGAGTCGATTTGCTTACTTTATTGAAAAAAGAACAAAGAACAACATTACAAATTAAACAATTGGcaggaaataaaaaatataacagtttccaaAATCACATGAAATATCTTTAAACGTTTACAATTTTGGTAAATTATGTTATGTGCTTTCGTGAGCATCAcaatatattattaattattgcatttTGCAGCCTACGCGCAGAGACAAGAACGTATGTTTCTACAATCGTTTTGAAGAACTGCGACAGAGCTGTTGAGTAAACCCCCAGGGCATTGGAATAGGTATTTACCGCGGGCCGTGGCGCGGGCGAAATTGACAATTGGTAAAATGGCGGGAAATATCGTTTTAAAGTTTCGAAACAATCGTCATGCATGCAAGCGAAAAAACGAAGAACGTCTTCGCGTACAGCTATTATTATACACACCTCCTTTCATTGAGATGGAAGGACACCATCAACAACAACCAGACACAATCTTGTGTTCCGGCAAGCCTTCTTGCCCGCCCCGCGAGAAAACCTTTCCAAACGCACGTACATACGCGCGCTACACACATTtgacaaatatatatatatatgaacgtatttatttatatatatataagtagCAAATGtctttcatatatatatatctttaaTTATGTAGTAATATATATTATGtagattaaaatattttattcatttgtttttttttcctttttattaGTGTTGTTGTAAAAGTGTATATAGACGTGTATACGTATAATAccataaatttgaatatttcatataaaaatgaaACTAAAATTTAGTAGGTACGATGTAGAAGAAAAagacaaaagaaaaatacaatagtaataataatataataataatataataataataatattaatagtaataataataataagcgaAAACCTGCATTAAACGAAAGGAGAGACCTCAGGTTAAAtacacatatatgtataaatatatatacatgtaaATACAGGCATGTATGCATATATACTTACAATTTTACATACATACACCCGTGtacacatatatatatgtatatattatgtAAGACTAGGTTTAACAAACTTTGGGGAAATTCGGATGGGCACAAGAGGAATTAAAATTAGAATCGCCAAAGAGATATCGCTTGTTTAAAGACTTAATTGAGAAATGGATATACATATATGcatgtgtgtatgtatatatgtatatatatatacatatataaatatccAAATACTTTGAAAACGAAGTTCGCaactataaatatatatatatttaatctAAAGGCTGAGTAGTCTTAGGGAGAACTGATTATACACGGTCGATATATGCGTGTGCATTACATATAACCGTACGTGTAATGCTaaataatacaatatttttacgTTTACAACGCGACCATGCTCCTTGGCATCCCATTAgcatattataaaaaatatatttggaaTACACGCTTTCTCCATATTGCATTACGATTTACCATTTCTCTTCGTCTTGTACTATCCTTTCATACAGCTTAACATGTTCTGAAGTATATAAGCAACTTGTCGGAACATTTAAAATCCATATCCCATTTTACGGAGAGTCCTGCTTAATAAAAAATACAGATGGAGATTTTTTAAAGACTCATGGTTTATGAACATACCACACTGTACACATCATTCTATTCCATTTACTGTTGAcccttttttctttccttttgcttctagttttatttaaaatacatgAATAATACTTAACAGATATTCTGTTCTTTTAAACTCTATTGTTAAGAAATTGTTTCCTTATCTAAATTTGGTTTATGCAGAGTTTTCTTTAATGTATGGCTCTGTGTTCTTTTAACTTTTATATTTCCTTTTTTGCTTCCATAATAAATTTAGTAGGTAATGTTTTTAAGAACACTCCATAAACGACATGCTAGCTTTTCTTATTAAGAATAAGTTTTGATTCTTTTTTCTCTGTGAGTGAAGATATTCTGTAACATTGTCTAGACAAGCTCGCAAACATTTCAGATCTGTATCAGATCTCAATGACAGATAATTGTTCTTTGAACAAGGGAatacttttaaataattctaacaaCCCatgtacaattaaaatacaaagctcCAACCTGAACACTTTTAAACTCTTCCTGACTAGATTGCTTCAAGAGCTTTTATTTCCAGACGCAAGAATTAACAATGGAATTCTGAAGAAACACAAACTATAGAATCGAGTAAACCATACAAGAACATAATAAAAATGATGAACACAAAATTTTTCCATTCAGACTTGTTTTATGCATATCACTGGAACAAAGTAGCATGGAGGCAataaactatgattattatttgatATCATAGTTTTAAATTCTTTACCCTGTTTTGTACATTATGTAGCTTATTTTCGAGTTTTTTGCCATTTGAATCTTAAAAATACATTTAGAATACTAAACAAGGAAACTTCTTCCCCAAGTAGAACACAGAGCCacacatttcaaatttttgttCTCAGCAGCTACACAGAATTTCTCAGAAACATTATTACCAATTTTTTCAAGCAGCGCtcagagtatcctcaatcccaatcatgTGACGCCTTGGACTAAGCAGGCTTCTTATTAGAATAGGATTCAACAAATTAGTCATTGGAAAAGCGAGAAACCATAAAGAGATCATGGGAAACATTGAAGGGCGTGCATGAACCACGCCGATGGAATGCAATGATTTCATAGTATGAGTGTGTTCATTTTGTGGTCAATTTGATATGTCAAAGAAAACATTtcagaaaaaaaaaacaaaacaaaGGAACGTGTTTAGTGTTATAATATCAAAGCAAACGCGGTTTctttgtatacatatatgtgtgtatatatataatatgaatatatatatgtgtatatatatatattatatatcgtATATCATGACAGAGAAAAAACAAAAACCGTTCTTCCTTCCTTTTCTAACGCCCTCTCTCGGCCCGTTTAAGTATTATTAAACGTCAAGTAACTAAtgcgaaatatatatatatatgtatatatatatatatatttatatagataGATAAAGCTATATCAGAGGCTTATTAAGGAATGAAACCAAGTTTATACGCGGCTACGCGTTTTCTCGCTCTCCTTCCCTTCCTGTCTTTCATTCACTCATTCACTCTTTCTAACTCTCCCTCTCTTCCTCTCCCTCTCTTTACCGTTTCACTTATCACCTAGTAATCATAGAATACATTTAAACATTTGTACTTTAACTGACTAAGCAAGGATTTTATAATCGTTCaatattctttcttttttttttaaatatatttataatgtacgtgTGTGTATATGTGTGTATGTGAGTGTATAGATATAAGATATACTTTTTCTCAATTTCTTTTCGGCTCTTCCATCGTGCCTTACGTTTCTAGAACCACTGATATATCCCGTCACGCATGAACGGAGCTCAACGAACAAATTACCGTAAATAAATATCAAcgaggaaataaaaaaaaaaaacatttacaaaaagaaaaaaaatcgcTCGTCAGCGAGTGAATCGCTATCTTTCTCTTCGTTCCGCTATAAATAACGCACACGTTTGCAAGAAGAGTTCGTCTTATTTGATTACACTCTTTCTACCCTTCTTTCTTATCCTTGTTTTTTGGCACTAAAGAATTTAACTACAATACAGTGGATCGAGAAAAGAAAACCTAATCATCTAAAGTGGAGGTCGACGGTGGAATGCGATCGTGCTAAACTAAAACGAAGCTTGCGAAGATATGAAACAAAAAATAGGTCTGGGTTCACTCTCCTTTCTTCGCACTCAACTTATCAATTAAACTGCTCGTTTCCTCTCGATAAAGAAAAGAAGACTGTCGCGGAACTTATCCCCTGTGCTTGCCCGAGCAATGctcgagaaaaaaaaaaaaaaaaacaaagggGAAGAAGATCGTGAGCAGCAGTCGAACAACCACAATCGtcgaaagaaatttatttacaaGCAGGCCTCTAAATGGATACGTACGTGTCATTTTGAGATCTGTCACCGTTTTTCTCCGTACCAAAAGAACGAAAAGAAGAAAGGGAAAAGAAAAGGCGAAGTCTTAGCACTTAACTACAACTAAATAAGTCTACTTCTGTCCACGTAATctatcatttaaaaaaaataggaataataataataaaaacgtAGCACAAGTCGTttatagtaaaaatacaactcGGGAGTTGGATCGAAGAATGGGAAGGGGAAGTGGGGTCGAGAGGCAACGAGACAAGAAAAGTTCTGTGCCTTTCGTTTGTCGTAATCTGAGTATTCGAAAATAAGAACGGAAAAAGAAGAGTTGaacgacaaaaaaaaaaaaatagaacgatGGGGAACAATGATCGCAATTAACGAATTATTCGCGAAATATAGATAAGGCTGCAGCTAGGGagtcaaaaataaaataaaaaacgtcCGAGTCATGTAAGAAAAAGAGGGGAAAAAAAACGCTATACTATACGTAAAGAATACAAAATGAACTGAACAAATGTCTCCGTTCGACGATCGTCGCGATTGGTAAAAAACGCGGGAAGGAAACAAGAATCAACAATGTCACGCGCATTTGGGCTGCGTCACCTGACAACCGACACGGAACATACGTGTTACACCATAATAATGCCACTAcgaagaataaataaataaattccgAAGAAGATAAAGTCGCAATCTACGAGAAACGAATATAATAAACGGGAATGAGAAAAAATGCCGCAGTAAAAAGACAAAAAAAAATAAGCAACGAAGAAACACGCTTTCGTTTGTTTATAGCGAACTTATAAAATATAGTTCCTCCTTGAAACTGCTCTATTTCCTCTCCCACTCTCTTTCTCACCTTCGTTACTTCTGTTTAAATCTTTGTACAAATACTCGCCAAATAACGCTCTAaggaaaatatatataatatatatacggtTCTCCTCTATCTTTGTTTCTCCCTCTCAGTTTTGCGTTTTCAGTTGATTTTTCTTGTTTTGCAATGCGCAAAAAGTCATGTTCGATAAAAGATCTGAGCAGATCGATTAGACTGTCAATTCTTGTTAGTATAACGACACTATCAAGGATAAACTTTCATATTTCATTATTACGCTCCTTTTCTAGTATATACGTATAGTAATCGGCCGCGACACGGCTTCTGACGGATGACTGTGACCCTAAAAAAAATCGATAATCGCAAAAAGACGTTACGTTTCTTTTCggtttctttctttttatatcCAGGACTCTAGGAAGACTATGATTAACCGTAGGCTAGAATTCAGTTAATGTTGCGTCGTGTCTCTGTGTAcgtgtttttttttgttttcattttaCACCCTATCgttaatgtatatatatatgtgtgtatatcatatattatgtgtatatatataataatatatatatatatataattttatgCGTAGATGCCCCCGTTGATATCCACAAAAAAAAACACGCgaagttatattttatttattgtatcttgTTTAATGTGATGCGACTTTTCGAAATCAGGAACATatatattcttttttttattaattttacaatTCACGTCGGTTGTTTTTTATTTCTTGACCACGCGAcacaatttttctatttttccaaGATCATTTGTAGCTATCTGACAACGATTTTCGTTGTCCATTAATATGGTTCCTTTTCGTGCAACGTTCATATGCATttcttcttctatttttttttgttcTGTTACTCTTGCGGTCCCTTCAGTCCCCGAAACTTGAGCAACCTACCCTTTTTTTTTTGTTCGTTTCACATCAAATCGCATTACGCGTCAATGATGTTGACAAATATGGTCGGTTACGATTCGAAGATCAACGAAAGGAATGTATAGCGCTTCAAATTATTGAtttaattcaaattttatatGTAACACTAAGTATAGAGAGTGCAGTATAAAGCTCAAAGTGGAAAGATTTAGAGAATTTAAAATATGTTTAAAATTACGAAAAATATGGGACATTTTCACATAGTAGTGAAAGCAATGCAAAAATGTTCGTGTACGCGTAAAGTTGAATaatatttacttttttaattattttatgttCTCTAAAATACTGATCAAAGATATCAATTGAAAACTATTGATCGGTCATTTCACATCAGCTAACCAATctttaattgtttttaaattcAAGGGTCagagatttaaaatttttatagcACATGTTACACATGCATATTGAaacatataaaaatttaaatctcTGGTCATTGACCCAGCGGGAAATAATTCTTCGTTGACTAGTTAATAGCAGGAAATAACTAATGGGTAATTATTAATTAGTGTCTTATGTCAGTATTTTGGAAAACATTAAAAAGATTATAACTAAAAAATAAACATTTCCTGGCATACGTGTACATAAAGTTTTCTCATTCCTTTTAATACTATTGATTGTATaaaaatgttctatatattttgtaacaTTCTATATAATACGAAAATGTTAAGAATTGTGCAATGATAGCGTCTATGATTGTTGTTGAAAATATGTCCAGGTTCAAATTCACTATTA contains:
- the Ric8a gene encoding ric8 guanine nucleotide exchange factor A isoform X1, whose product is MEVLVQKIISDTADEFSKDIVTFQENCGSRTTFEELNNNELQEKLWETLFQYLSDSTQSPLHYKCLSTLRILSRDKTNLNELVTDERINNILNKAALKDTEIDHKILYTDVNIESLKLLCNLIFNSTKTQQILPTTSCLTCLIQHLKTYNSDFPYEAVLFSIRIIFLITALNSSTRQIVKSELKGDECLIKILESICTQCENDKTIQIDNATLTCEVLKALFNLYMVSDDTAEEEEKNKNLVLILYKLLLCKCEKEDDLQSNIANLLTVIPYQYYSTIIPPAEEKHKHVFQDVDMSAISALLKFLDGRLNCKDDLIGNLSPIVSAFIRLVKTERLIRKYTRMQILPPLKDVMQRPEEGTTLRAKLCKLLTSPITEIRDLVADFLFILCKENVARMVKYTGYGNAAGMFANKGLLGPNKGKSAYSSESEDSETEEYLQHKEQINPVTGCFEHPKPNPLEGMSEEQKEYEALQLVGLVDKLTRAGIVQPCRIGEDGKPKPIEHVLELQEELPKQQYRHDSDSD
- the Ric8a gene encoding ric8 guanine nucleotide exchange factor A isoform X2, whose translation is MGDTISIFVRYRDKTNLNELVTDERINNILNKAALKDTEIDHKILYTDVNIESLKLLCNLIFNSTKTQQILPTTSCLTCLIQHLKTYNSDFPYEAVLFSIRIIFLITALNSSTRQIVKSELKGDECLIKILESICTQCENDKTIQIDNATLTCEVLKALFNLYMVSDDTAEEEEKNKNLVLILYKLLLCKCEKEDDLQSNIANLLTVIPYQYYSTIIPPAEEKHKHVFQDVDMSAISALLKFLDGRLNCKDDLIGNLSPIVSAFIRLVKTERLIRKYTRMQILPPLKDVMQRPEEGTTLRAKLCKLLTSPITEIRDLVADFLFILCKENVARMVKYTGYGNAAGMFANKGLLGPNKGKSAYSSESEDSETEEYLQHKEQINPVTGCFEHPKPNPLEGMSEEQKEYEALQLVGLVDKLTRAGIVQPCRIGEDGKPKPIEHVLELQEELPKQQYRHDSDSD